In a genomic window of Verrucomicrobiota bacterium:
- the def gene encoding peptide deformylase, translating to MNLPVLKYGHPTLRKKGARIETITPAIKQLIADMFETMNTNRGIGLAAQQVGHALQLTVLDLRNVTDRPSTLELNGRLADVNAFMPLVLINPEVKAVGKPLAGPEGCLSFPEIFADITRPESVDVIALNEKGERLEFRCGGLLARAVQHETDHLHGILFIDRMTTETKASFKEELDELQAATKAEFKKK from the coding sequence ATGAACCTGCCCGTTCTTAAATATGGCCATCCGACGCTTCGCAAGAAAGGAGCGCGCATTGAGACCATCACGCCCGCCATCAAACAACTGATCGCGGACATGTTTGAAACCATGAACACCAACCGCGGCATCGGTCTGGCCGCGCAACAGGTCGGCCACGCGCTGCAACTGACGGTGCTCGACTTGCGCAACGTGACGGATCGTCCGTCCACTCTCGAATTGAACGGGCGGCTTGCCGACGTCAACGCTTTCATGCCACTGGTATTGATCAATCCGGAGGTCAAGGCCGTGGGCAAACCGCTCGCCGGGCCGGAAGGGTGTCTGAGCTTTCCGGAAATTTTTGCCGACATCACGCGCCCGGAATCCGTGGATGTGATCGCGCTGAATGAAAAAGGTGAACGGCTGGAATTCCGTTGCGGTGGCCTGCTCGCCCGCGCTGTGCAACACGAGACCGATCATCTGCACGGCATCCTGTTTATCGACCGCATGACGACAGAAACCAAAGCGTCCTTCAAAGAGGAACTCGACGAACTGCAAGCCGCCACCAAAGCTGAGTTCAAGAAGAAATAA
- the rpoN gene encoding RNA polymerase factor sigma-54 — MAQGLHLAQRMTQSQVLAPQMLQSLALLQAQTLELKALVEQELQQNPVLEEVPPAELEQQEKVTQEGNEQIDQVDPTEPPEDVNFDPATEKPNDEPVDDFQAEFEKLVQLDQEWRDNLSDTNFRVRSTADDEEKRQFMFDSLVANASLQEALLEQVRLSNIPEDQRPIADMLIGNIDDHGYLKATVEELAQTTSLPPEKILEVLKVVQSFDPPGVGARDLQECLLLQLERAGQTATLEYQIISKYMDALGKRRIPEIARGLGIEVDEVQEALERIACLEPRPGRVYLSDNNQYISPEIFVQKVGDEFVVTNNNEQIPHLRISNAYKDLMAAGNNAPEVRSYIREKIRAGKFLIKSLHQRQMTILNIAKQIVERQREFMEKGVAFLKPLTMQPVAEAVGVHETTVSRAVSGKYMQTPQGVFEMKYFFTGGIQTSDGVGVSNTTVKDMVAEMFRNENPAKPLSDQEIVKMLADKGIVMARRTVAKYRSELNILPSNLRKVY; from the coding sequence ATGGCACAAGGCTTACACCTAGCCCAGAGAATGACGCAGTCGCAGGTGCTGGCACCGCAGATGTTGCAGTCGCTGGCCCTGTTGCAGGCGCAAACGCTGGAGTTGAAGGCGTTGGTGGAGCAGGAACTGCAACAGAACCCGGTGTTGGAGGAAGTGCCCCCGGCCGAACTGGAACAACAGGAGAAAGTCACTCAGGAAGGCAACGAACAAATCGATCAGGTCGATCCCACCGAGCCGCCGGAGGACGTCAATTTTGATCCCGCCACGGAAAAACCGAATGACGAACCGGTGGATGACTTTCAAGCCGAGTTCGAGAAGCTGGTCCAACTCGATCAGGAATGGCGCGACAATCTTTCCGACACCAACTTCCGCGTACGGTCCACCGCCGATGACGAGGAGAAGCGCCAGTTCATGTTTGATTCGCTCGTCGCCAATGCTTCGCTGCAGGAAGCGCTGCTGGAACAGGTCCGGTTGTCGAACATTCCCGAGGACCAGCGCCCCATCGCCGACATGCTCATTGGCAACATTGATGACCACGGTTATCTCAAGGCCACGGTTGAAGAACTGGCACAAACCACCAGCCTGCCACCGGAAAAAATCCTGGAAGTGTTGAAGGTCGTGCAGTCCTTTGATCCGCCGGGGGTCGGAGCGCGGGATTTGCAGGAATGTTTGCTGTTGCAATTGGAGCGTGCCGGGCAGACGGCGACGTTGGAATACCAGATCATCAGCAAATACATGGACGCGCTGGGCAAACGGCGCATCCCGGAAATCGCCCGCGGCCTGGGCATTGAAGTGGACGAGGTGCAGGAAGCGTTGGAACGGATTGCGTGCCTGGAACCGCGACCGGGCCGGGTCTATCTCTCGGACAACAACCAATACATCAGCCCGGAAATCTTCGTTCAAAAAGTTGGCGATGAGTTCGTGGTGACAAACAACAATGAACAGATTCCTCATTTGCGAATCAGCAATGCTTACAAGGACCTGATGGCCGCGGGCAACAACGCGCCGGAAGTCCGCAGTTATATCCGGGAAAAAATCCGCGCGGGAAAGTTCCTGATCAAAAGTCTGCACCAGCGGCAGATGACGATCTTGAACATTGCCAAACAGATCGTGGAACGGCAGCGCGAATTCATGGAAAAAGGCGTGGCATTTCTCAAGCCCCTCACCATGCAACCGGTGGCCGAGGCCGTGGGCGTTCACGAAACCACGGTGAGCCGGGCTGTTTCCGGCAAATACATGCAAACGCCGCAGGGCGTTTTTGAGATGAAATATTTTTTCACCGGCGGCATTCAGACGTCCGACGGCGTGGGCGTTTCCAATACCACGGTCAAGGACATGGTGGCGGAGATGTTTCGCAACGAGAACCCGGCCAAACCACTGTCGGACCAGGAGATTGTCAAGATGCTGGCCGACAAGGGAATTGTCATGGCGCGACGCACGGTGGCCAAGTATCGCTCCGAGTTGAACATCCTGCCGTCAAACCTGCGCAAGGTTTACTGA
- a CDS encoding DUF309 domain-containing protein — MSKKSGKIAALIEDCRGRDLDAHYLGYFECFNRQLFYEAHDVLEGLWLADKQGPNHSFYKGLIQLAGAFVHLQKDRLRPAAALFKLARANLLKYPPVHQRLEVVPVLAWIEQWLGELESNHFTVNPLTPDNVPMLHLLPEADGR; from the coding sequence GTGAGCAAGAAGAGCGGAAAAATCGCGGCGTTGATTGAAGATTGTCGCGGACGCGATCTGGACGCGCACTACCTGGGATATTTCGAATGTTTCAATCGCCAGCTCTTTTATGAGGCGCACGATGTTCTGGAAGGACTTTGGCTGGCCGACAAGCAGGGGCCGAATCATTCGTTCTACAAGGGGTTGATCCAACTGGCCGGGGCTTTTGTGCATTTGCAGAAAGATCGCCTGCGTCCGGCGGCGGCCTTGTTCAAACTGGCCCGGGCAAATCTCTTGAAATATCCTCCGGTTCACCAGCGGCTTGAAGTCGTCCCAGTGCTTGCCTGGATCGAGCAATGGCTTGGCGAATTGGAGTCCAACCATTTTACTGTCAACCCACTCACGCCGGACAATGTTCCGATGCTCCATCTCCTGCCCGAAGCGGATGGCCGCTGA
- a CDS encoding PQQ-binding-like beta-propeller repeat protein, with protein MFKIAQPTPTKSLRTLVVLALLLSLTARAGDWPQFRGPFGNGVAQEDKAPLHWGPTNNVRWKVTLPGPGNSSPIVSHGRVFITCAEDAGKKRNLYCFDRRAGKELWVRTVEFPTVEPTHQSNPYCGSTPVADGARVVVWHGSAGVFCYNFDGKELWKTDLGEVRNEWGYGSSPILHRGKIILNFGPGERAFLAALDLKTGKLLWKFDEPGGPKTLLKGNWGSWCTPIVAKVGGKDQILCSMLTQLVACDPKTGRRLWFCEGLAEALADLVYPSPVVSGEIGVAFSGWVNGPTFGFKLGGVGDVTASNRLWLEKQTQRVGSGVVVGGNVFLVNAGPGTAQCMECATGKVRWIERLEGGESWGSVVMAAGRLYVTSRKGVTTVFRPDPQKLEVLAMNDLGELSNATPAISDGQIFLRTDAHLYCIGED; from the coding sequence ATGTTTAAGATAGCTCAACCAACCCCCACCAAATCTCTCCGTACGCTGGTTGTGCTTGCCTTGCTGTTGTCCCTGACGGCGAGGGCAGGGGATTGGCCGCAGTTCCGCGGGCCTTTCGGGAACGGTGTCGCTCAGGAGGACAAGGCCCCGCTCCATTGGGGACCGACGAATAACGTCCGCTGGAAGGTGACTCTTCCGGGTCCGGGTAACAGCAGCCCCATCGTTTCGCATGGGCGCGTCTTCATCACCTGTGCGGAAGACGCGGGAAAGAAGCGAAACCTTTACTGCTTCGACCGCCGGGCGGGCAAGGAACTTTGGGTGCGGACGGTCGAGTTTCCCACAGTTGAACCCACGCACCAATCGAATCCCTACTGCGGATCAACTCCCGTAGCCGACGGCGCGCGCGTCGTGGTCTGGCACGGTTCGGCCGGTGTCTTTTGCTACAACTTCGACGGCAAAGAACTTTGGAAAACGGATCTCGGTGAAGTGCGCAATGAATGGGGCTACGGCTCCTCGCCGATTCTCCATCGCGGGAAGATCATCTTGAACTTCGGTCCGGGCGAGCGGGCCTTTCTGGCTGCGCTTGACCTGAAGACCGGCAAACTGCTCTGGAAATTCGACGAGCCTGGCGGTCCGAAAACCCTCCTCAAAGGAAATTGGGGCTCGTGGTGTACGCCCATCGTCGCCAAGGTCGGCGGCAAGGACCAGATCCTATGCAGCATGCTCACGCAGTTGGTCGCCTGCGATCCGAAGACCGGCAGGCGCTTGTGGTTTTGCGAGGGATTGGCGGAAGCATTGGCTGATCTGGTCTATCCTTCGCCGGTGGTGTCCGGCGAAATCGGCGTCGCATTTTCGGGATGGGTCAACGGACCGACGTTTGGTTTCAAGCTGGGCGGCGTTGGCGACGTGACTGCTTCCAACCGGCTGTGGCTGGAGAAACAGACTCAACGCGTTGGCTCCGGCGTGGTCGTGGGTGGAAACGTCTTCCTCGTCAACGCCGGACCGGGGACGGCGCAGTGCATGGAATGCGCGACGGGAAAAGTTCGGTGGATCGAGCGGCTCGAAGGCGGAGAAAGCTGGGGTTCGGTCGTGATGGCCGCCGGGCGGTTGTATGTCACGAGCCGAAAAGGTGTCACCACTGTCTTTCGCCCCGACCCGCAGAAGCTGGAGGTCCTGGCGATGAATGATCTGGGCGAATTGAGCAATGCCACGCCGGCCATCTCCGACGGTCAGATATTTCTCCGCACCGACGCGCACCTTTATTGCATTGGGGAGGATTGA
- a CDS encoding ParB/RepB/Spo0J family partition protein produces MAKTALGRGLGALLGGTSSVVTPPPPASATIETTEQVQRVGLDRIRPCPFQPRKDFSVDTLRELADSIKEQGIVQPLIVREVGEHLELIAGERRWRAAQLLGLAEVPVIVRTADDAAVLELALIENLQRENLNPIEEALGYAQLVEQFQLRQDDVATKVGKSRAVVANALRLLKLPEGVQKEMREGRISVGHAKVILGLATEKQQKLAAERVIKDGLNVRQTEELVARLQAREAGANRKTSLSIPLTRDSHLADLEGRLRERFGTKVHLKYHHGKGALEVSFFNDDDLERILQIVGVTTD; encoded by the coding sequence ATGGCAAAAACAGCTTTGGGCCGCGGCCTCGGCGCGCTGTTGGGCGGGACTTCCTCCGTCGTAACGCCGCCGCCGCCGGCGTCCGCCACCATCGAAACAACTGAACAGGTGCAACGGGTCGGCCTCGACCGTATCCGCCCCTGCCCGTTTCAACCGCGCAAGGATTTTTCCGTGGACACGCTCCGCGAGCTGGCGGATTCGATCAAGGAACAGGGCATCGTTCAGCCGCTCATCGTGCGGGAGGTCGGCGAACATCTGGAATTGATCGCCGGCGAACGTCGTTGGCGGGCGGCGCAGTTGCTGGGGCTGGCCGAGGTGCCCGTCATTGTGCGGACCGCGGATGACGCCGCCGTGCTCGAGCTGGCGCTGATCGAAAACCTGCAGCGCGAGAATCTCAATCCCATCGAGGAAGCGCTCGGCTACGCTCAACTCGTCGAACAATTTCAGCTTCGGCAGGACGACGTCGCCACCAAGGTTGGCAAGAGTCGCGCCGTCGTCGCCAATGCCCTGCGCCTGTTGAAATTGCCCGAGGGCGTCCAGAAGGAGATGCGCGAAGGCCGCATTTCCGTCGGCCACGCCAAGGTCATCCTCGGTCTGGCCACCGAAAAGCAGCAGAAACTCGCGGCGGAACGTGTCATCAAAGATGGCTTGAACGTTCGCCAAACGGAAGAACTCGTGGCCCGGCTGCAAGCCCGGGAAGCGGGCGCGAACCGAAAAACCTCGCTCAGTATTCCGCTCACGCGTGATTCTCATCTGGCGGATCTGGAAGGCCGGTTGCGGGAACGGTTTGGTACCAAGGTTCACTTAAAGTATCACCACGGCAAAGGCGCGCTGGAAGTATCCTTCTTCAACGACGACGATCTGGAGCGCATTTTGCAAATTGTCGGGGTGACAACCGACTGA
- a CDS encoding PQQ-binding-like beta-propeller repeat protein, producing MPVALALLLSLTARAEDWPQFRGSNRDSVWNETGILQTFPAEGLKVRWRAPIGAGFSSPVVAKGRVYVTDSRLEKPKSWERVHCFDERSGKPLWISSNEVHYVERAFEQQKQGSPSGPCPTPIVEGGRLFTLGATGDLLCLDARTGRLIWKKILTQTYRLEESPEMTSCPLIEGGLLVVLICGKPSACVVAFDKRTGKEVWRALNDPPHAFSSPIVISAGGKRQLIVWTPKAVTSLNPATGKTWWREELITREDYAVATPVHRGEMLLVSGLMFRLGRNKPAASVLWPETKALSLRVLSHTCMPLILGEHVFAGKMGGRLVCLEARTGKQVWETDKVTGLANAATIHLTPNGDSVLIFTDQGNLIRARLDAAGYYEQSRVQLIEPDYQFGDRKIVFAPLAFANRHVFARNCHELICASLATKP from the coding sequence TTGCCTGTTGCGCTTGCCTTGCTGTTGTCCCTTACAGCGCGGGCGGAGGATTGGCCGCAGTTCCGCGGGTCCAACCGCGACAGCGTCTGGAACGAAACCGGCATTCTGCAAACTTTCCCGGCTGAAGGATTGAAGGTTCGCTGGCGCGCGCCGATTGGTGCGGGATTCTCCTCACCAGTCGTGGCCAAGGGTCGTGTCTATGTCACAGACTCCAGATTGGAGAAGCCCAAGTCATGGGAGCGCGTTCACTGCTTTGATGAGCGGAGTGGGAAACCGCTCTGGATTTCCTCCAATGAAGTCCATTATGTTGAACGAGCCTTCGAACAACAGAAACAGGGCAGCCCTTCCGGGCCGTGTCCGACACCCATCGTCGAAGGCGGTCGCCTGTTCACTCTGGGAGCGACGGGCGATCTGTTGTGTCTCGATGCGCGCACGGGCAGGCTGATCTGGAAAAAGATACTCACGCAGACCTACCGTTTGGAGGAGTCTCCAGAAATGACCTCCTGTCCTTTGATTGAAGGCGGTCTTCTGGTTGTTCTCATCTGTGGCAAGCCGAGCGCGTGCGTCGTTGCCTTCGACAAACGGACGGGCAAGGAAGTCTGGCGCGCGCTCAATGACCCACCACACGCTTTTAGTTCGCCCATCGTCATCAGCGCCGGCGGGAAAAGACAGTTGATTGTCTGGACGCCCAAAGCCGTGACATCGTTAAATCCGGCAACGGGCAAAACTTGGTGGCGAGAGGAACTCATTACTCGCGAAGATTACGCGGTGGCGACTCCGGTGCATCGCGGCGAAATGTTGCTGGTTAGCGGGTTGATGTTCCGACTTGGTCGCAACAAACCGGCTGCGTCGGTGCTTTGGCCGGAGACGAAAGCGTTGTCGCTCCGCGTCCTGAGCCACACGTGCATGCCGTTGATCCTGGGCGAGCATGTGTTTGCCGGGAAAATGGGTGGTCGCCTGGTTTGTCTGGAAGCGCGCACCGGCAAACAAGTCTGGGAAACCGACAAGGTGACCGGACTCGCCAATGCCGCGACGATTCATTTGACGCCCAACGGTGATTCGGTGCTGATCTTCACCGACCAGGGCAACCTGATCCGAGCGCGGCTGGATGCGGCGGGTTATTATGAACAGAGCCGCGTCCAACTGATCGAACCCGATTACCAATTTGGTGATCGAAAGATAGTCTTTGCCCCGCTGGCTTTTGCCAACCGGCACGTCTTCGCTCGAAACTGCCATGAACTGATCTGCGCCTCGCTGGCAACGAAGCCATGA
- a CDS encoding PQQ-like beta-propeller repeat protein, producing MLALLLPVTTAEVQAADWPQWRGPNRDGVWNETGILRTFPAEGLKFRWRTPVGPGWTSPVVVADRVYLTDMRLVKPRAWERIQCFKESTGKLIWSREYELVYPDFAFVPEQGGGPAATPIVEAGKVYWSGRSGQVDCLDARSGKVIWETHLDQKYEVGILSVRGSPLIEGNLLILFAGAKPGGCVIALDKRTGKEVWKALDNPLSNSSPLIIVAGGKRQLIVWTDTSVTSLNPATGETYWREMMVTSSNDSIPTPVVQKNRLLISGLMFELDTNRPAAKVLWPDTMAPSKRLLSNTSTPMLQGDYVYSAKSSGELVCLEAGTGKQLWGTTNVTELKFGASIHLTPNGGATFLFTDEGNLILARLAPDAYREISRVHLLKPTSVLGTRRLAWVPPVYVNRCVFARNDEELICASLAARP from the coding sequence TTGTTGGCTTTGCTCCTGCCGGTGACGACGGCGGAGGTGCAGGCAGCGGATTGGCCACAGTGGCGCGGACCGAACCGTGATGGCGTCTGGAACGAGACCGGTATTCTCAGGACTTTCCCGGCTGAGGGATTGAAGTTTCGCTGGCGAACGCCGGTGGGGCCAGGTTGGACAAGTCCGGTGGTAGTTGCTGACCGGGTTTACCTGACCGACATGCGGTTGGTGAAGCCAAGAGCTTGGGAGCGCATCCAGTGCTTTAAGGAATCGACCGGCAAGTTGATCTGGAGCCGTGAGTACGAATTAGTTTATCCGGATTTTGCCTTCGTCCCTGAACAAGGCGGCGGTCCGGCCGCGACACCGATCGTCGAAGCCGGAAAGGTTTACTGGTCTGGCCGAAGCGGTCAGGTGGATTGTCTGGACGCGCGGAGCGGCAAAGTAATTTGGGAAACACATCTGGACCAGAAATACGAAGTCGGAATACTGAGTGTCCGTGGGTCACCGTTGATTGAAGGGAATCTTTTGATCTTGTTCGCCGGCGCCAAGCCGGGCGGCTGTGTCATCGCGCTCGACAAGCGGACGGGGAAGGAGGTTTGGAAAGCGTTGGATAACCCATTGTCCAATAGTTCACCCTTGATCATCGTGGCTGGCGGCAAACGGCAGTTGATTGTCTGGACCGACACGTCCGTAACTTCCTTGAATCCCGCCACCGGCGAAACTTACTGGCGGGAAATGATGGTGACGAGCAGCAACGATTCAATCCCCACGCCGGTCGTTCAGAAAAACCGGCTGCTGATTTCCGGTTTGATGTTTGAATTGGACACCAACCGACCCGCGGCCAAGGTGCTCTGGCCAGACACGATGGCTCCCTCCAAACGACTCTTGAGCAACACCTCGACGCCAATGTTGCAGGGCGACTACGTGTATTCGGCGAAATCTAGCGGGGAACTGGTCTGTCTGGAGGCGGGGACCGGCAAACAGCTATGGGGGACGACCAACGTGACCGAGCTGAAATTCGGCGCCAGCATCCACCTGACGCCCAACGGTGGTGCCACGTTCCTTTTCACAGACGAAGGGAACTTGATCTTAGCGCGCCTCGCGCCTGACGCTTACCGCGAGATCAGCCGTGTGCATCTGCTCAAACCAACTTCAGTTTTGGGGACGCGAAGGCTTGCGTGGGTTCCGCCGGTTTATGTGAATCGCTGCGTCTTTGCCCGCAACGACGAGGAACTGATCTGCGCCTCCCTGGCAGCGAGGCCGTGA